From Prochlorococcus marinus XMU1419, a single genomic window includes:
- a CDS encoding rhodanese-like domain-containing protein, whose protein sequence is MGNYPKSINASNLNDWLNSEKEDPVLIDVREQSELELARFSRKFIHIPISKVTSEYVKEIFADLLDREIVVSCHAGIRSYNFCQWCLDNNIVSEIWNLEEGIDGWSRYIDPSIPRY, encoded by the coding sequence TTGGGAAATTATCCAAAATCTATAAATGCCTCTAATCTCAATGATTGGTTGAATTCTGAGAAAGAAGATCCAGTTTTGATTGATGTAAGAGAACAGTCAGAGCTTGAACTAGCTCGTTTCTCAAGAAAATTTATACATATACCAATAAGTAAAGTCACATCTGAATACGTTAAAGAAATATTTGCTGATTTATTAGACAGAGAAATTGTTGTAAGCTGTCATGCAGGAATAAGAAGTTATAATTTTTGTCAATGGTGCTTAGATAATAATATTGTGAGCGAAATATGGAATTTGGAAGAGGGTATTGATGGATGGAGTAGATATATTGACCCATCAATTCCAAGGTATTGA
- the trpB gene encoding tryptophan synthase subunit beta, with amino-acid sequence MVSTFSREDQNYKNDDLNQPSKEGRFGKYGGQYVPETLMPALFELETAASNAWNDKLFVEELNHLLKTYVGRETPLYEAKRLTEHYKTKQATPRIWLKREDLNHTGAHKINNALGQALLAIRMGKKRIIAETGAGQHGVATATVCARFGLKCIIYMGAEDIKRQSLNVFRMKLLGAEVKVVNSGTATLKDATSEAIRDWVSNVETTHYILGSVAGPHPFPKIVRDFHAVIGEETKNQCLESFGTLPDILLACVGGGSNAMGLFHPFVKETSVRLIGVEAAGSGVDTDKHAATITKGSVGILHGSMSLLLQDNNGQVQEAHSISAGLDYPGVGPEHSHLKDIGRAEYGSVTDQEALDALRLVSELEGIIPALETAHAFAWLDKLCPTLEKDTHIVINCSGRGDKDVNTVASSLDI; translated from the coding sequence GTGGTAAGTACATTTTCTCGCGAAGATCAAAACTATAAAAATGACGATTTAAATCAACCCTCCAAAGAGGGGAGATTTGGAAAATATGGTGGTCAATATGTTCCTGAAACTCTAATGCCTGCTCTTTTTGAACTTGAAACAGCTGCATCAAATGCATGGAACGATAAACTTTTTGTAGAAGAATTAAATCATCTTCTTAAGACTTATGTAGGAAGAGAAACTCCACTTTATGAAGCCAAAAGACTTACTGAACATTACAAAACTAAACAAGCTACTCCAAGAATATGGCTCAAAAGAGAAGATTTAAATCATACTGGTGCTCACAAAATTAATAATGCCCTTGGACAAGCTTTATTAGCAATAAGAATGGGCAAAAAAAGAATAATTGCAGAAACTGGAGCGGGTCAGCATGGAGTTGCTACGGCTACTGTTTGTGCGAGATTTGGCTTGAAATGTATTATTTATATGGGTGCTGAAGACATAAAAAGACAATCACTTAACGTCTTCAGAATGAAACTTCTAGGAGCTGAAGTTAAAGTTGTAAATTCGGGAACTGCAACACTTAAAGATGCTACTAGTGAAGCCATTAGAGATTGGGTTTCTAATGTAGAAACGACACACTACATTTTAGGATCAGTTGCAGGTCCGCACCCTTTCCCGAAGATTGTGAGAGATTTTCATGCAGTTATTGGAGAAGAAACTAAAAATCAATGTCTGGAATCATTTGGGACTTTGCCGGATATTTTACTTGCTTGTGTAGGTGGTGGATCAAATGCAATGGGCCTTTTTCATCCTTTCGTGAAAGAAACATCTGTACGACTAATTGGTGTTGAAGCTGCTGGAAGCGGAGTTGATACTGACAAACATGCCGCAACTATCACTAAAGGATCAGTTGGAATTTTGCATGGATCAATGAGTCTTCTTTTACAAGATAATAATGGTCAAGTACAAGAAGCTCACTCAATAAGTGCAGGTTTAGATTACCCAGGAGTAGGGCCTGAACATAGCCATTTAAAAGATATAGGTAGAGCTGAATATGGATCAGTCACAGATCAAGAGGCTTTAGATGCTTTGAGACTTGTTAGTGAACTTGAAGGAATTATTCCGGCACTTGAAACTGCCCATGCCTTTGCATGGCTGGATAAATTATGCCCGACTCTTGAAAAAGATACTCATATAGTTATCAATTGCTCAGGAAGAGGTGACAAAGATGTTAATACTGTTGCATCTTCATTAGATATTTAA
- a CDS encoding translation initiation factor SUI1, with protein sequence MGKKNWIEFDNQEKKSVETAKLDTLNKRSKINISKQKKGKKGKTITLIGGLGTQDEILLKELLKKIKVFCGTGGTLVDKNIQLQGDMVSKSIDFLRKEGFHNL encoded by the coding sequence ATGGGAAAAAAGAATTGGATCGAATTTGATAATCAAGAAAAAAAGTCTGTAGAAACAGCTAAGCTTGATACTCTTAATAAAAGATCAAAAATAAATATTTCAAAACAAAAAAAAGGTAAAAAGGGCAAGACTATAACTTTAATTGGAGGTTTAGGAACTCAAGATGAAATTTTATTAAAAGAATTACTAAAAAAAATTAAAGTTTTTTGTGGTACGGGAGGAACATTAGTTGATAAAAATATCCAGTTACAGGGTGATATGGTATCGAAATCAATTGACTTTCTTCGTAAAGAGGGTTTTCATAATTTATGA
- the cysC gene encoding adenylyl-sulfate kinase yields the protein MKEQDQTKSTNIKWHNLTIDREKLEKMRGHKGMVIWFTGLSGSGKSTLANALNEVLHLDGFSTYVLDGDNIRHGLCKDLGFSDEDREENIRRIGEVANLFMNAGIITITAFVSPFISDRDKVRKIIGSKDFIEVYCSADITVCENRDTKGLYKKARLGEIKEFTGISSPYEAPNNPEIVVDTGLLDLNDSIEKVINYLKKENFLKKA from the coding sequence ATGAAAGAACAAGATCAAACAAAGTCAACCAATATAAAGTGGCACAATTTAACTATTGATAGAGAAAAGTTGGAGAAAATGAGAGGTCATAAAGGTATGGTTATCTGGTTTACAGGTTTATCTGGTTCTGGTAAGAGTACTTTGGCAAACGCTTTAAATGAAGTACTACACTTAGATGGCTTTTCGACCTATGTTTTGGATGGAGATAATATTAGACATGGTTTATGTAAAGATCTTGGGTTTTCGGATGAAGATAGAGAAGAAAATATAAGAAGAATTGGAGAAGTTGCGAATTTATTTATGAATGCTGGGATAATAACTATTACAGCTTTCGTTTCTCCATTTATTAGCGATCGAGATAAGGTGAGAAAAATTATTGGATCTAAGGATTTTATTGAAGTTTATTGTTCTGCAGATATCACAGTTTGCGAAAATAGAGATACTAAAGGTCTTTATAAAAAAGCTCGTTTAGGAGAAATTAAGGAATTTACAGGCATTTCTAGTCCATATGAAGCTCCTAATAATCCAGAAATTGTTGTTGATACAGGTTTGTTAGATTTAAATGATTCCATTGAAAAAGTTATCAACTACCTTAAAAAAGAAAACTTTCTTAAAAAGGCCTAA
- the purE gene encoding 5-(carboxyamino)imidazole ribonucleotide mutase, whose amino-acid sequence MSELNSKNIYKIAVVMGSDSDLETLKPAIDILREFGIKTEVCILSAHRTPIEMMEYAKNAESENIKVIIAGAGGAAHLPGMLASITCIPVIGVPVESKALKGIDSLLSIVQMPAGIPVATVAINGGQNAGLLAIEIISLFDESIKKNLKEFRENLHTQVRNKNSKLSTIGADNYLQKK is encoded by the coding sequence TTGTCAGAATTGAATTCTAAAAATATTTATAAAATCGCTGTCGTAATGGGTAGTGATTCAGATCTAGAAACATTGAAACCTGCTATTGATATTTTAAGAGAATTTGGAATAAAAACTGAAGTTTGTATACTTTCTGCACATCGAACACCTATTGAAATGATGGAATATGCAAAAAATGCAGAATCAGAAAACATAAAAGTAATAATTGCCGGTGCTGGTGGTGCTGCTCATCTTCCAGGAATGCTGGCATCCATAACTTGCATTCCTGTAATTGGAGTACCAGTAGAAAGTAAGGCCCTTAAGGGGATTGACTCTCTTCTATCAATTGTTCAAATGCCAGCTGGGATTCCAGTCGCAACAGTTGCAATTAATGGAGGCCAGAATGCTGGATTATTGGCAATAGAGATAATCAGTTTATTTGATGAATCCATAAAGAAAAATTTAAAAGAATTCAGAGAAAATCTTCATACACAGGTAAGAAATAAAAATAGTAAGTTATCAACTATTGGAGCTGACAATTATCTTCAAAAAAAATGA
- the bchM gene encoding magnesium protoporphyrin IX methyltransferase, whose product MTSNKIIEKSEVRDYFNGTGFERWNKIYSKSDEINTVQKNIRKGHQKTVDDVVSYIENYPELTKKSYCDAGCGVGSLSIPLLRLGIKELQVSDISSEMIKETKKRIKELGLTKGKIKYEVCDLEKLKGLFDVVVCLDVFIHYPQPIAEEMVQHLCDLSKEKLIVSFAPYTPVLAVLKNIGKLFPGPSKTTRAYTLKEEGIINAAKERGFKVVKKKLNKAPFYFSKLIEFEKI is encoded by the coding sequence ATGACGTCTAATAAGATTATTGAAAAAAGTGAAGTTAGGGATTATTTTAATGGCACTGGCTTTGAAAGATGGAATAAAATTTATAGCAAATCTGATGAAATTAATACAGTTCAGAAAAATATTAGGAAAGGACATCAAAAAACTGTAGACGATGTGGTCTCATACATCGAAAATTATCCTGAACTAACAAAAAAAAGTTATTGTGATGCAGGATGTGGTGTAGGAAGTCTGTCTATACCTTTACTAAGACTTGGCATAAAAGAACTACAGGTGAGCGATATTTCTTCTGAAATGATTAAAGAAACAAAAAAACGTATCAAGGAGTTAGGTTTGACTAAAGGTAAAATAAAATATGAGGTTTGTGATCTTGAAAAATTAAAAGGATTATTTGATGTTGTAGTTTGTTTAGATGTATTTATTCATTATCCTCAACCGATTGCTGAAGAAATGGTCCAACATCTATGCGATTTAAGCAAAGAAAAACTAATCGTTAGCTTTGCTCCTTATACTCCGGTTCTTGCTGTTCTAAAAAATATTGGGAAATTATTTCCTGGGCCAAGTAAAACTACAAGAGCATATACATTAAAAGAAGAGGGCATTATTAATGCTGCTAAAGAAAGAGGATTTAAAGTGGTTAAAAAGAAATTAAATAAAGCTCCTTTTTATTTTTCAAAACTAATTGAATTCGAGAAAATTTAA